The following coding sequences are from one Nicotiana tabacum cultivar K326 chromosome 1, ASM71507v2, whole genome shotgun sequence window:
- the LOC107828808 gene encoding uncharacterized protein LOC107828808, with protein sequence MQMKKLIEFGRKAMFYIRVLSGYEERRIRSYRLQLQQRLQQAEERKAAVRKIPEQIILSEVKRMVEEMQALNKKLEDTEVAIHEYFKPLDQQAEEVMKMQLKGDERRKDELMEAMQRQALLEMANAEKLKNMQIQGTNTNVQEKTSRETQSEAR encoded by the exons ATGCAAATGAAGAAGCTTATAGAATTCGGGAGAAAAGCAATGTTCTATATTAGGGTTCTGTCAGGTTATGAAGAGCGTAGAATTCGATCTTATCGATTGCAACTTCAACAGCGTCTTCAACAG GCGGAAGAGAGGAAGGCAGCAGTAAGGAAGATTCCCGAACAGATTATTTTATCAGAAGTTAAGCGCATGGTGGAAGAGATGCAAGCTTTGAATAAGAAGTTAGAAGATACT GAGGTTGCGATACATGAATATTTTAAGCCTTTAGACCAGCAAGCAGAGGAAGTAATGAAAATGCAGCTTAAGGGAGACGAAAGGAGAAAAGATGAGCTGATGGAGGCCATGCAAAGGCAAGCACTTCTTGAGATGGCTAACGCAGAGAAACTTAAAAACATGCAAATCCAGGGCACAAACACAAATGTCCAAGAGAAAACATCCAGAGAGACTCAATCAGAAGCAAGATAG